Proteins found in one Thunnus maccoyii chromosome 5, fThuMac1.1, whole genome shotgun sequence genomic segment:
- the tcp11l1 gene encoding T-complex protein 11-like protein 1, protein MPKEADHLERGGDKEAKEERAQDASEETVRKRVRANTPSPHRGITPQASPPRFVSVEELMATAKGVTNMTLAHEIVVNQAFQVKPAELPEGSLERRVKEIMHRAFWDCLEAQLKEDPPSYDHAIKLLAEIKETLLSFLLPGHGRLRSHIEEVLDLPLIHQQAENGALDIGRLSQFIVGMMGSLCAPCRDQDINKLKEIADIVPLLKAIFSTLDLMKMDMANFAVSSIRPHLMQQSAEYERNKFQEFLEKQPNALDYTEKWLEDTVRCLREAGTDGSSAASSHPPSLLPLNVHNHAYLRLLRWDHASDPFPETVMMDQVRFQEMQQEAEQLVLLSSVLLIVYTTTGEAISGLPGLMETLKNTVNIMLADMHTPSFSAQDALATIGEKLCVELSQCLSQHGYSPFSADRKSTLKGQILATIQPDNTVRKLMDSRVQTYLLASLESSKHKTPPPLPGGLAPVSRELKELAVRFSRLVNFNKLVFSPFYQKVLQTILTPEECSSTET, encoded by the exons CCAGCCCTCCCAGGTTTGTGTctgtggaggagctgatggCGACGGCTAAAGGAGTCACCAACATGACTCTGGCCCACGAAATAGTGGTCAACCAGGCTTTTCAAGTCAAACCTGCAGAGCTTCCTGAAGGAAG TTTGGAGCGCAGAGTGAAGGAGATTATGCACAGAGCATTCTGGGATTGTTTGGAAGCTCAGTTGAAGGAGGACCCGCCGTCGTATGACCATGCCATTAAGCTGCTGGCTGAGATCAAAGAG ACACTGCTGTCTTTCTTGCTGCCGGGCCATGGACGTCTGCGGTCCCATATTGAGGAGGTTCTGGACCTGCCTCTAATCCATCAGCAGGCTGAGAATGGAGCACTTGACATTGGTCGATTGTCCCAGTTCATTGTTGGGATGATGGGCTCACTGTGCGCCCCCTGCAGGGACCAGGACATCAATAAGCTGAAGGAGATTGCCGATATTGTGCCTTTGCTCAA GGCCATATTCTCCACATTGGACCTGATGAAGATGGACATGGCTAACTTTGCAGTTAGCAGCATCAGGCCTCATCTGATGCAGCAGTCAGCTGAGTATGAAAGGAACAAGTTCCAGGAGTTTCTGGAAAAACAACCCA ATGCCTTAGACTACACTGAGAAGTGGCTTGAGGACACAGTTAGATGCCTGAGAGAGGCTGGGACGGATGGTTCTAGTGCTGCCTCATCTCACCCTCCTTCACTCCTCCCCCTTAATGTTCATAATCATGCCTATCTGCGCCTGCTGAGGTGGGACCACGCCTCGGACCCCTTCCCAGAG ACAGTGATGATGGATCAGGTTCGGTTCCAGGAGATGCAGCAGGAGGCTGAGCAGTTAGTGTTGCTCTCCTCTGTGCTCCTCATCGTCTACACTACCACAGGAGAGGCCATCTCAGGCCTGCCGGGGCTGATGGAGACCcttaaaaacactgtcaacatcaTGCTtgcagacatgcacacacc GTCTTTTAGTGCACAGGATGCCTTAGCAACCATTGGGGAGAAACTGTGTGTTGAGCTGAGTCAGTGTCTAAGCCAGCATGGCTACTCTCCATTCTCTGCTGACCGAAAGAGCACGCTGAAGGGGCAAATCTTAGCCACCATCCAGCCAGACAACACAGTCCGCAAGCTGATGG acTCTCGGGTTCAGACCTACCTCCTGGCTTCCCTGGAGTCCAGTAAACATaagacccctcctcctctcccaggAGGTCTGGCTCCAGTCAGCAGGGAGCTGAAAGAGCTTGCTGTTCGCTTCAGCCGCCTCGTCAATTTCAACAAGCTGGTCTTCTCCCCGTTCTACCAAAAGGTTCTCCAGACAATCCTGACACCAGAGGAGTGTTCCAGCACAGAGACGTAA